In one Vicinamibacterales bacterium genomic region, the following are encoded:
- a CDS encoding zinc ribbon domain-containing protein, which yields MPLYEYHCQDCDHDFELLVRESTTLECPTCHGRKLEKQLSVFAVGAEGRSTPIRTPAAGPCGSCGHPDGPGSCSVH from the coding sequence CCAGGACTGCGATCACGACTTCGAGCTGCTCGTGCGGGAGTCGACCACCCTCGAGTGCCCCACGTGCCACGGGCGGAAGCTCGAGAAGCAGCTCTCGGTGTTCGCGGTGGGCGCGGAGGGGCGGTCGACCCCGATCCGGACGCCGGCCGCTGGCCCCTGTGGGTCGTGCGGGCATCCCGACGGCCCGGGCTCCTGCTCGGTGCACTAG
- a CDS encoding cytochrome c has product MRVLRLVWHGLALVGVAAIGGGAWFASQGVSSTATPGALETRVARTARHLLIPAVARHRANPVSESPLVLEVARAHWADHCASCHANDGSGQTAMGQRLYPKAPDMRLPATQALSDGELFHIIEHGVKLTGMPAWGTGTPGSEQESWELVRFIRHLPSLSEDELAEMDELNPRSRAEWQELEDERRFLSGTLDVPDVPPHGVRHRP; this is encoded by the coding sequence GTGAGGGTCCTCCGCCTGGTCTGGCACGGCTTGGCGCTGGTCGGTGTGGCGGCCATCGGTGGCGGGGCGTGGTTTGCGTCCCAGGGCGTGTCTTCCACGGCCACGCCGGGCGCCCTCGAAACCCGCGTCGCCCGGACCGCGCGGCACCTCCTGATACCGGCGGTCGCCCGGCACCGCGCCAACCCCGTGTCCGAGTCTCCGCTGGTCCTGGAGGTCGCCCGGGCGCACTGGGCCGACCACTGCGCGAGCTGTCACGCCAACGACGGGTCGGGACAGACGGCCATGGGACAGCGCCTCTACCCGAAGGCGCCAGACATGCGCCTCCCCGCCACGCAAGCCCTCAGCGACGGCGAGCTCTTCCACATCATCGAGCACGGCGTGAAGCTCACGGGCATGCCGGCCTGGGGGACCGGGACGCCGGGCAGCGAGCAGGAATCGTGGGAGCTCGTGCGGTTCATCCGGCACCTCCCGTCGCTCTCGGAGGACGAGCTGGCGGAGATGGACGAGCTCAATCCGCGCAGCCGGGCCGAGTGGCAGGAGCTCGAAGACGAGCGGCGCTTCCTGTCTGGTACACTCGACGTGCCCGATGTGCCCCCGCACGGGGTCAGGCATCGTCCGTAG
- a CDS encoding universal stress protein produces the protein MSIATSILCPVDFSPDAERALRHAVALAGSAGARLTLLTVNDPILVTALKVTGRQDALRRQIQEALQDTLARVPTPAPPVVPAIDVATGSPATEILEAVTRVEADLVVIGTRGLGRAGQLLFGSTTERVLHAASVPVLVVPDYAPERMSIELGVTRYTVHRVIAAAGLDPADAVVAASAAAWARECAAGLTLAHVCAAPPTPSWWPFPAAAAEDDRLESAMEQLATLGRTVEHPTPVGLEVRRGHVASELAALAREADAGMVVLSRGAGTHRLGATAYRVAVSAHVPTLVVSAPPPPAA, from the coding sequence ATGTCGATTGCGACGTCGATTCTCTGTCCCGTCGACTTCTCGCCCGACGCCGAGCGCGCCTTGCGGCATGCCGTCGCCCTGGCCGGCAGCGCCGGCGCGCGCCTCACGCTCCTCACCGTCAACGACCCGATTCTCGTCACCGCCCTGAAAGTGACGGGCCGCCAGGACGCCCTCCGCCGCCAGATCCAGGAGGCGCTCCAGGACACCCTCGCGCGCGTCCCCACGCCGGCGCCTCCCGTGGTCCCGGCCATCGACGTCGCCACGGGCAGCCCCGCGACCGAGATCCTGGAGGCGGTCACCCGCGTGGAGGCCGACCTCGTGGTCATCGGGACGCGCGGGCTCGGTCGGGCCGGCCAGCTGCTCTTCGGGTCCACCACGGAACGCGTGCTCCACGCCGCGAGCGTGCCGGTGCTCGTCGTGCCGGACTACGCGCCCGAGCGGATGAGCATCGAGCTCGGCGTGACCCGCTACACGGTCCATCGCGTGATCGCGGCTGCCGGCCTCGACCCGGCCGATGCCGTCGTGGCGGCGTCGGCCGCCGCCTGGGCCCGCGAGTGCGCCGCCGGCCTCACCCTCGCTCACGTCTGCGCCGCGCCGCCGACGCCGTCATGGTGGCCGTTCCCGGCCGCAGCGGCCGAGGACGACCGCCTCGAGTCCGCGATGGAGCAGCTCGCAACGCTGGGGCGCACCGTGGAGCACCCGACGCCCGTGGGGCTCGAAGTACGGCGCGGGCACGTCGCCAGCGAACTGGCCGCGCTCGCCCGCGAGGCCGATGCCGGCATGGTCGTGCTCTCACGCGGCGCCGGCACCCACCGGTTGGGCGCTACTGCGTACCGGGTCGCCGTGTCCGCTCACGTGCCGACGCTGGTCGTCTCCGCCCCGCCGCCGCCCGCCGCCTGA